One Quadrisphaera sp. RL12-1S DNA segment encodes these proteins:
- a CDS encoding aminotransferase encodes MPGFDFTTDHVPPLPLDEAWAQAVARERFGLEVRARSLGSQQDANFLLTRHDDGEGGSPGQSGVVAVLKATNPSVSALEVEAHDEGADLLARRCPDLRVSTVLRDGDGTPLRQRVPTPHGEVTARLIRFLPGGTAVDRGHLHPSLVARMGEVAARVDLALQGWDHPGLQRVLEWDPQHALRAVELMAASLPADRRDAVLVTAREAWDRVTAVADQLPQQAVHLDLTDDNLVLEDPAAAAARGVPWAARTLDGLIDVSDLVRTWTVAELAITVSSLLHHDGVLHAGPSAVLPAVRAYHAVRPLSGAEVAALWPLVVLRAAVLVTSGSHQVEVDGANTYASSRLEENEWRIYEQATAVPVDVVTAVLQHALGVPAPSSSTATTTTAAGPGAPAAAEELVADLAGAVVLDLAWDSEALDGGAFLRPGLVAELAAAHLEQGARAVVTRWGEARLAGSPALSAAAPATVATGVEVWTARPLVLRAPWAGTLERTADGLVLTAGEHRLVLALEDPDPALLSETGAVTAGRALAELAAGERFAVQHLVGAGAGGGGAVPLLVTAAEAPGWLARTSDPAALLSLPAGPARPSAREAAHELLERRDAGVLAEVQEHYYSGAVEAPRIERGWRHHLATTDGRVLLDMLNNVTVAGHAHPRIAAAASRQLARLNTNSRFHYAGVVELSERLASLLPDPLDTVFLVNSGSEATDLAIRLATVATGRPDVVAVREAYHGWTFASDAVSTSVADNPAALETRPAWVHTVEAPNAYRGRYRAARGDDLGRYAADAVAAIDALAAAGTPPAGFIAEAFYGNAGGMPLPPGYLEAVYAAVRRHGGLAIADEVQVGYGRLGSTFWGFEQQGVVPDVVAVAKSVGNGHPVGAVITTREVAARYRDAGYFFASTGGSPVSCAVAMAVLDVLQGEQLQENARVVGARLKAGLAALAERHPLVGAVHGEGLYLGLELVRDRVTLEPAREETAALCDRLLDLGVVMQPTSDRQNVLKVKPPLCVDEAAVDFFVAAVDRALTEIA; translated from the coding sequence GTGCCCGGGTTCGACTTCACCACTGACCACGTGCCCCCGCTGCCCCTGGACGAGGCCTGGGCGCAGGCCGTGGCGCGCGAGCGCTTCGGGCTGGAGGTGCGCGCCCGCTCCCTGGGCAGCCAGCAGGACGCCAACTTCCTCCTCACCCGTCACGACGACGGCGAGGGCGGGTCCCCCGGCCAGAGCGGGGTGGTCGCCGTGCTCAAGGCCACCAACCCGTCCGTCTCGGCCCTCGAGGTGGAGGCGCACGACGAGGGCGCCGACCTCCTCGCCCGCCGCTGCCCGGACCTGCGCGTGTCCACGGTGCTGCGCGACGGCGACGGCACCCCGCTGCGCCAGCGCGTGCCCACGCCCCACGGCGAGGTGACGGCGCGCCTGATCCGCTTCCTGCCGGGTGGCACCGCCGTCGACCGCGGCCACCTGCACCCCTCGCTCGTGGCGCGGATGGGCGAGGTGGCCGCCCGCGTGGACCTGGCCTTGCAGGGGTGGGACCACCCGGGCCTGCAGCGGGTGCTCGAGTGGGACCCGCAGCACGCCCTGCGCGCCGTGGAGCTCATGGCCGCGTCCCTGCCCGCCGACCGCCGCGACGCCGTCCTGGTGACCGCGCGAGAGGCCTGGGACCGCGTCACCGCGGTGGCGGACCAGCTGCCGCAGCAGGCGGTGCACCTGGACCTCACGGACGACAACCTCGTCCTGGAGGACCCGGCCGCCGCCGCCGCGCGGGGCGTGCCCTGGGCGGCCCGCACGCTGGACGGCCTCATCGACGTCTCCGACCTCGTGCGCACGTGGACGGTGGCGGAGCTGGCCATCACCGTCTCCTCCCTGCTCCATCACGACGGCGTGCTCCACGCCGGGCCGTCCGCGGTGCTGCCGGCGGTGCGCGCCTACCACGCCGTGCGCCCGCTGTCGGGGGCCGAGGTGGCGGCGCTGTGGCCGCTGGTGGTGCTGCGCGCGGCGGTGCTGGTCACCAGCGGCAGCCACCAGGTGGAGGTGGACGGCGCCAACACCTACGCCAGCTCGCGGCTGGAGGAGAACGAGTGGCGCATCTACGAGCAGGCCACCGCCGTCCCCGTGGACGTGGTCACGGCGGTGCTGCAGCACGCGCTGGGCGTGCCCGCCCCGTCGTCGTCCACCGCCACGACGACGACGGCTGCCGGGCCGGGCGCACCGGCTGCCGCCGAGGAGCTGGTGGCGGACCTGGCCGGCGCGGTGGTGCTCGACCTCGCGTGGGACTCCGAGGCGCTCGACGGCGGGGCGTTCCTGCGTCCCGGGCTGGTGGCCGAGCTGGCCGCGGCGCACCTCGAGCAGGGCGCCCGCGCGGTGGTGACCCGCTGGGGCGAGGCGCGCCTGGCCGGGAGCCCGGCGCTGTCCGCGGCGGCACCCGCCACGGTGGCCACGGGCGTGGAGGTCTGGACCGCCCGGCCGCTGGTGCTGCGGGCGCCGTGGGCGGGGACCCTCGAGCGCACCGCCGACGGGCTGGTCCTCACCGCCGGTGAGCACCGCCTGGTGCTGGCCCTGGAGGACCCCGACCCGGCGCTGCTGTCCGAGACCGGCGCGGTGACCGCCGGGCGCGCGCTGGCGGAGCTGGCGGCGGGGGAGCGGTTCGCCGTGCAGCACCTCGTCGGCGCTGGTGCCGGGGGTGGCGGGGCCGTGCCGCTGCTGGTCACCGCCGCCGAGGCACCCGGCTGGCTGGCGCGCACGTCAGACCCCGCCGCGCTGCTCTCCCTGCCCGCCGGACCGGCCCGCCCCTCGGCGCGGGAGGCCGCGCACGAGCTGCTCGAGCGCCGCGACGCCGGCGTGCTCGCCGAGGTGCAGGAGCACTACTACTCCGGGGCGGTCGAGGCGCCGCGCATCGAGCGCGGCTGGCGCCACCACCTGGCCACCACCGACGGCCGGGTGCTGCTCGACATGCTCAACAACGTCACCGTGGCCGGGCACGCCCACCCCCGCATCGCGGCCGCTGCCAGCCGGCAGCTGGCCCGGCTCAACACCAACTCCCGCTTCCACTACGCCGGGGTGGTGGAGCTGTCCGAGCGGCTCGCGTCGCTGCTGCCGGACCCCCTCGACACGGTGTTCCTGGTGAACTCCGGGTCGGAGGCCACCGACCTGGCCATCCGCCTGGCCACCGTCGCCACGGGCCGGCCCGACGTGGTGGCGGTGCGCGAGGCCTACCACGGGTGGACCTTCGCCTCCGACGCCGTCTCGACGTCCGTGGCCGACAACCCCGCCGCGCTGGAGACCCGCCCGGCGTGGGTGCACACCGTGGAGGCGCCCAACGCCTACCGCGGCCGCTACCGCGCCGCCCGCGGGGACGACCTGGGCCGCTACGCCGCTGACGCCGTCGCCGCGATCGACGCCCTGGCCGCCGCGGGAACGCCGCCGGCGGGCTTCATCGCCGAGGCGTTCTACGGCAACGCCGGGGGCATGCCGCTGCCGCCCGGCTACCTGGAGGCCGTCTACGCCGCCGTCCGCCGGCACGGCGGCCTGGCGATCGCCGACGAGGTGCAGGTCGGCTACGGCCGCCTCGGGTCGACGTTCTGGGGCTTCGAGCAGCAGGGCGTGGTGCCCGACGTCGTCGCCGTCGCCAAGTCGGTCGGCAACGGCCACCCCGTCGGCGCGGTCATCACCACCCGCGAGGTCGCCGCCCGCTACCGCGACGCCGGCTACTTCTTCGCCTCCACCGGGGGCAGCCCGGTCTCCTGCGCGGTGGCGATGGCGGTGCTCGACGTGCTGCAGGGCGAGCAGCTGCAGGAGAACGCGCGCGTGGTCGGGGCGCGGCTCAAGGCAGGGCTGGCCGCCCTCGCCGAGCGCCACCCGCTGGTCGGCGCCGTGCACGGCGAGGGCCTCTACCTGGGCCTGGAGCTGGTGCGCGACCGCGTGACCCTCGAGCCCGCCCGGGAGGAGACGGCCGCGCTGTGCGACCGCCTCCTCGACCTCGGCGTGGTCATGCAGCCCACCAGCGACCGCCAGAACGTGCTCAAGGTCAAGCCGCCGCTGTGCGTCGACGAGGCCGCCGTCGACTTCTTCGTCGCCGCCGTCGACAGGGCGCTCACCGAGATCGCCTGA